Proteins encoded within one genomic window of Camelina sativa cultivar DH55 chromosome 19, Cs, whole genome shotgun sequence:
- the LOC104764745 gene encoding exocyst complex component SEC8-like isoform X2: protein MGIFNGLPVPSDKTYLREELARIDESWAAARFDSLPHVVHILTSKDREGDIHILKEQSDVVEEVVDEVVQAYHGGFNKAIQNYSQILRLFSESTEKIGDLKHDLAEAKQSLGARNKQLHQLWYRSVTLRHIISLLDQIEGIAKVPSRIEKLIADKQFYAAIQVYLQSSLMLEREGLQTVGALQDVRSELTKLRGALFFKILDDLHAHLYNRGEYSSVASSIYERDDEVPTTTAVAASRMSSQPLSRRTRTLKGDTQFGVRGLTNGSYRTASNDESSSFDGHDEEDSVEHDEATTDSVRNGTDSKLLAYHLPPWLSDSTPDEFIEAVRKSDDPLHVKYLQTLVQCLCMLGKVAAAGAIICQKLRPTIHEIIISKIKAHVVTTNLSKSACSQGDPSAAAGLHFIKGQSEAYRLAKEKPQNGISNSGTHLAVSPVSPLMAPGGKAQAAAKELLDSILDTIVKIFENHVVIGELLELKASQHDINTPKSLPTDVNWNTESEASQATGGYTISFPLTILQSECQQLICEILRATPEAASADTAKLAKKAPKKDKRDAPEDGLTFTFRFTDATVSISNQGADLIRQGWGKRAPNASLEGYGSAAVLPEQGIYLAASIYRPVLQFTDKITSMLPKKHSQLVNDGLLTFTENFVKDHLLPKMFVDYRKGVQQAISSAAAFRPRAHTSTTYTPTVEKGRPILQGLLAIDLLAKEVLGWAQAMPKFATDLVKYVQTFLERTFERCRTSYMEAVLEKLSYMLIGRHDIEKLMRLDAASACLPSPLGHAGSHSEAVSTDVELSELFLSLRPIKQDNLIRDDNKLILLASLSDSLEFVADSIERLGQAVPRAASQAEDNSRNQATSPRNLASFADEYRKLATDCLKVLRVEMQLETVFHLQVCD from the exons ATGGGGATTTTCAATGGTTTGCCTGTACCTTCGGATAAAACT TACCTTAGGGAGGAGCTGGCACGAATAGATGAGAGCTGGGCTGCTGCACGATTTGACTCTTTGCCACATGTTGTGCATATCTTGACGTCGAAAGACCGTGAAGGTGACATTCATATTTTAAAGGAACAAAGCGATGTTGTCGAGGAAGTTGTGGATGAAGTTGTCCAAGCTTATCATGGTGGTTTTAACAAAGCTATTCAAAACTACTCCCAG ATCTTGCGATTATTCAGTGAGTCCACTGAAAAAATTGGCGACTTGAAGCACGATTTAGCAGAAGCAAAGCAGAGCTTGGGTGCACGCAATAAACAATTACACCAGTTGTGGTATCGTTCTGTTACACTGCGGCACATCATCTCACTTTTGGACCAAATCGAGGGCATTGCTAAG GTTCCATCTCGTATTGAGAAGCTCATTGCCGATAAGCAGTTTTACGCTGCTATTCAAGTGTATCTCCAGTCGTCTCTGATGCTTGAGCGTGAGGGGCTTCAAACG GTTGGTGCTCTTCAAGATGTCAGATCTGAGCTAACTAAGTTGCGAGGAGCtcttttcttcaaaattctAGATGATTTGCATGCACACCTGTACAATAGAGGTGAATACAG TTCAGTTGCGTCAAGCATAtatgaaagagatgatgaagtaCCAACAACAACAGCTGTTGCAGCCAGTCGAATGAGCTCACAACCACTGTCTCGTAGAACACGGACACTGAAAGGTGATACTCAGTTTGGTGTTAGAGGGCTCACAAATGGTTCATATAGAACAGCTTCTAATGATGAAAG TTCATCATTTGATGGACATGATGAAGAGGACTCCGTAGAACATGATGAAGCCACCACGGATAGTGTCAGGAATGGCACTGATAGTAAATTGCTTGCTTACCACCTTCCGCCTTGGCTTTCTGATTCCACTCCGGACGAGTTTATA GAAGCAGTAAGAAAGAGTGATGATCCACTGCATGTGAAGTATCTACAGACCCTTGTTCAGTGTCTCTGCATGCTTGGCAAAGTTGCAGCTGCTGGTGCTATCATATG CCAAAAACTTCGACCCACAATTCATGAGATCATAATATCCAAGATTAAAGCCCATGTGGTGACTACAAATTTGTCAAAGTCCGCCTGTAGTCAGGGTGATCCGAGTGCAGCTGCCGGATTGCATTTTATCAAAGGGCAGTCAGAGGCCTACAGGTTAGCAAAAGAGAAACCTCAAAATGGGATATCAAATTCAGGAACTCACCTTGCTGTGAGCCCTGTTTCGCCTCTTATGGCTCCTGGAGGCAAAGCGCAGGCTGCAGCAAAAGAACTTCTTGACTCAATTTTAGATACTATTGTCAAGATATTTG AAAATCATGTTGTTATTGGAGAGCTTTTGGAGTTGAAGGCTTCGCAACATGACATTAACACACCAAAGTCATTGCCTACTGATGTGAATTGGAACACCGAGTCTGAAGCATCCCAAGCTACTGGAGGCTATACTATCAGTTTTCCCTTGACAATCTTACAG agtgAATGCCAACAACTCATATGTGAGATTCTACGAGCAACTCCAGAAGCTGCTTCAGCAGATACTGCTAAGCTTGCAAAGAAGGCTccaaagaaagacaaaag GGATGCACCTGAAGATGGGCTAACATTTACCTTTCGGTTTACAGATGCAACTGTATCGATTTCTAATCAGG GAGCTGATCTCATTCGTCAAGGTTGGGGAAAGAGGGCTCCAAATGCATCACTGGAAGGTTACGGATCTGCAGCTGTTTTGCCTGAACAAGGAATATATCTAGCTGCATCTATTTACCGGCCTGTCCTTCAG TTTACAGATAAAATCACCTCAATGTTGCCCAAAAAGCATTCCCAGCTTGT GAATGATGGATTGCTTACATTCACTGAGAACTTTGTGAAGGACCACCTGTTACCGAAAATGTTTGTGGACTACAGGAAAGGCGTACAACAAGCTATATCAA GTGCTGCCGCATTTCGTCCCCGTGCACATACAAGTACTACTTACACCCCAACCGTAGAAAAAGGCCGACCTATCTTACAAGGTCTTTTGGCAATAGATCTCCTTGCAAAAGAG GTTCTTGGCTGGGCTCAAGCCATGCCTAAATTTGCTACTGACCTTGTGAAGTATGTTCAGACATTTCTTGAGAGGACATTTGAAAGATGTCGAACATCATACATGGAG GCTGTTCTAGAGAAGCTCAGTTACATGCTCATTGGGAGGCATGATATTGAGAAATTGATGCGGCTTGATGCGGCGAGTGCTTGTTTGCCATCTCCGCTTGGTCATGCTGGTTCTCACTCTGAGGCTGTTTCCACTGACGTAGAACTCAGTGAACTATTTTTGAGCTTGCGACCTATCAAGCAG GATAATCTTATTCGTGACGACAACAAACTGATTTTGTTAGCCTCTCTCAGTGACTCGCTTGAATTCGTGGCAGACTCTATTGAGAG gcTTGGACAAGCAGTTCCTCGTGCGGCAAGTCAAGCTGAAGATAATAGCAGAAATCAAGCAACTTCTCCTAGGAATCTGGCATCATTTGCTGATGAGTACAGAAAACTTGCGACTGATTGCCTAAAGGTTCTTCGTGTTGAGATGCAATTGGAAACAGTCTTTCATCTCCAGGTATGTGATTGA
- the LOC104764747 gene encoding protein FLOWERING LOCUS D-like — protein sequence MNPPDNNQDNVPTISHSQPSTLPPHSNSNPNVDSSLNPFPTSISNPSFEQMVSFSAPKKRRRGRSQRSASSFHTLPVPNVPGSGNFVSPSASSSSGRLNVDVNNYPGIGDEIITINKEATTEALLALTAGFPADSLTEEEIEFGVVPVVGGIEQVNYILIRNHIISKWRENVSSWVTKEMFLNSIPKHCSSLLDSAYNYLVTHGYINFGISQAIKDKLPAQPSKSNVIIVGAGLSGLAAARQLMRFGFKVTVLEGRKRPGGRVYTKKMEANRLGAAADLGGSVLTGTLGNPLGIIARQLGCSLYKVRDKCPLYRVDGKPVDPDVDIKVEVAFNQVLDKASKLRQLMGDVSMDVSLGAALETFRQVSGNDVATEEMGLFNWHLANLEYANAGLVSKLSLAFWDQDDPYDMGGDHCFLPGGNGRLVQALAENVQILYDKTVQTIRYGSNGVKVIAGNQVYEGDMVLCTVPLGVLKNGSIKFVPELPQRKLDCIKRLGFGLLNKVAMLFPCVFWSTDLDTFGHLTEDPNYRGEFFLFYSYAPVAGGALLIALVAGEAAHKFETMPPTDAVTRVLQILRGIYEPQGITVPDPLQTVCTRWGGDPFSLGSYSNVAVGASGDDYDILAESVGDGRLFFAGEATTRRYPATMHGAFVTGLREAANMARFAKARGIRKRIDRNPSKNAHSCAILLADLFRDPDLEFGSFSIIFSRRNPDPKSPAILRVTLSEPRKRNEDPKADQHSNKILFQQLQSHFNQQQQIQVYTLLTRQQALDLREVRGGDEKRLYYLCETLGVKLVGRKGLGTGADSVIASIKAERTGRKLPSSSSSGSKSGILKGKPGALKRKMIRRIKGPVPLKQSNNGVPETIRSESLGNGKTSSEQQPMIIESIGGSSMQQVEPKLLGIGVASSSGGSLHGETMKKME from the exons ATGAATCCACCGGATAATAACCAAGATAATGTCCCCACTATATCTCACTCTCAACCCTCTACTCTTCCTCCACATTCGAACTCAAACCCCAATGTAGATTCAAGTTTGAATCCCTTTCCGACTTCAATCTCTAACCCTAGTTTTGAGCAGATGGTCTCTTTCTCCGCGCCTAAGAAACGAAGGAGAGGCCGTTCTCAGCGCTCTGCGTCTTCCTTTCACACCCTTCCCGTCCCTAACGTCCCAGGTAGCGGTAATTTCGTGTCaccttcagcttcttcttcttccggtaGATTGAACGTAGATGTGAATAATTATCCTGGTATTGGCGATGAGATCATCACGATCAATAAGGAAGCTACCACCGAAGCTTTGCTTGCTCTCACAGCTGGGTTTCCTGCTGATTCGCTTACAGAGGAAGAGATTGAGTTCGGTGTTGTGCCTGTGGTTGGAGGCATTGAACAAGTGAATTACATTTTGATTAGGAACCATATTATCTCGAAATGGCGAGAGAATGTATCTAGTTGGGTCACTAAGGAGATGTTTCTTAATTCGATTCCTAAACATTGCAGTAGTCTCTTGGATTCGGCTTATAACTACTTGGTTACGCATGGATATATCAATTTCGGTATATCACAGGCAATTAAAGACAAGCTTCCTGCTCAACCAAGCAAGTCTAATGTGATTATAGTGGGTGCTGGGTTATCTGGGTTGGCTGCAGCTAGGCAACTGATGAGGTTTGGGTTTAAAGTCACGGTTTTGGAGGGTAGGAAACGACCTGGTGGACGGGTTTATACGAAAAAGATGGAAGCTAATAGGTTAGGTGCTGCAGCGGATTTAGGAGGGAGTGTTTTGACTGGAACATTAGGGAATCCTCTAGGGATTATAGCGAGACAGCTGGGTTGTTCTCTTTATAAGGTACGAGATAAGTGTCCTCTTTATAGAGTGGATGGTAAACCGGTTGATCCGGATGTGGATATTAAGGTCGAGGTAGCTTTTAACCAGGTTCTAGACAAGGCAAGTAAACTTAGGCAGTTGATGGGTGATGTTTCCATGGATGTCTCCCTTGGGGCAGCACTCGAGACATTCAGGCAGGTTTCTGGGAATGATGTGGCTACTGAGGAGATGGGTTTGTTTAACTGGCATCTTGCTAACTTGGAATATGCAAATGCGGGACTAGTATCAAAGCTTTCTCTTGCATTCTGGGATCAAGATGACCCATATGATATGGGTGGAGACCACTGCTTTCTGCctggaggtaatggacggcTGGTTCAGGCTTTGGCTGAAAATGTACAAATCTTATATGACAAGACTGTCCAAACAATCAGATATGGTTCAAATGGTGTAAAGGTAATTGCTGGAAATCAAGTGTATGAGGGTGATATGGTGCTGTGTACAGTTCCCCTTGGTGTCCTTAAGAACGGATCCATCAAATTTGTTCCCGAGTTACCTCAGAGAAAGCTTGATTGTATAAAGAGATTAGGTTTTGGGTTACTGAATAAAGTTGCAATGCTCTTTCCGTGTGTATTTTGGAGCACAGATCTCGATACCTTTGGGCATCTTACTGAGGATCCGAACTATCGAGGTGAATTCTTTCTGTTCTATAGCTACGCCCCTGTTGCTGGTGGTGCTCTCTTGATTGCGTTGGTTGCGGGAGAAGCTGCTCATAAGTTTGAGACAATGCCACCCACCGACGCAGTGACTCGTGTTCTTCAGATTCTTAGGG GTATATATGAACCTCAAGGAATAACTGTCCCTGATCCACTTCAAACGGTCTGCACCAGATGGGGTGGGGATCCATTCAGTTTAGGATCTTACTCTAATGTTGCAGTGGGAGCTTCAGGCGATGATTACGATATATTAGCAGAAAGTGTGGGAGATGGAAGGCTTTTCTTTGCCGGGGAAGCCACAACAAGGCGATACCCTGCAACCATGCATGGAGCTTTTGTTACTGGTCTGCGAGAAGCTGCAAACATGGCTCGATTTGCAAAGGCCAGAGGCATAAGGAAAAGAATCGATAGGAACCCATCAAAGAATGCTCATTCCTGTGCCATTCTTCTTGCAGATTTATTCAGGGACCCTGATCTGGAGTTTGGGAGTTTTTCCATAATCTTTAGTAGGAGGAATCCGGACCCGAAATCCCCTGCGATTTTGAGGGTAACTCTAAGCGAGCCTCGTAAGAGAAACGAGGACCCAAAAGCAGATCAGCACTCAAACAAGATACTGTTTCAGCAGCTTCAATCTCATTTCAACCAGCAGCAACAGATTCAGGTGTATACGTTATTAACTAGACAACAGGCTCTTGACCTGAGAGAAGTCAGAGGTGGTGATGAAAAGAGACTTTACTATCTGTGCGAGACACTTGGAGTGAAACTAGTGGGAAGAAAAGGTCTTGGTACTGGAGCTGATTCGGTCATTGCTTCTATTAAAGCCGAGCGAACTGGTCGTAAgctaccatcatcatcatcctcaggCTCAAAATCTG gTATATTAAAAGGGAAACCAGGTGCATTGAAGCGAAAAATGATCAG AAGGATTAAAGGACCAGTGCCGCTGAAGCAAAGTAATAACGGCGTCCCTGAGACTATAAGATCGGAGTCTTTAGGTAATGGCAAAACCTCCTCTGAGCAACAACCTATGATAATAGAGTCGATAGGAGGTAGCAGCATGCAACAAGTTGAACCCAAGTTGTTAGGCATAGGAGTTGCATCGAGTTCAG GTGGTTCCTTACATGGTGAGACGATGAAAAAGATGGAATGA